The Arachis ipaensis cultivar K30076 chromosome B07, Araip1.1, whole genome shotgun sequence genome includes a window with the following:
- the LOC107606300 gene encoding eukaryotic initiation factor 4A-10, with protein sequence MAELAPEGSQFDARQFDAKMNELLGDDGQEFFTSYDEVYDSFDAMGLQENLLRGIYAYGFEKPSAIQQRGIVPFIRGLDVIQQAQSGTGKTATFCSGILQQLDYSFVECQALVLAPTRELAQQIEKVMRALGDYLGVKVHTCVGGTLVREDKRILESGVHVVVGTPGRVFDMLRRQYLRPDSIRMFVLDEADEMLSKGFKDQIYDIFQLLPPKIQVGLFSATMPPEALEITRKFMNKPVRILVKRDELTLEGIKQFFVNVEKEEWKLETLCDLYETLAITQSVIFVNTRRKVDWLTDKMRSRDHTVSATHGDMDQNTRDIIMREFRSGSSRVLITTDLLARGIDVQQVSLVINYDLPTQPENYLHRIGRSGRFGRKGVAINFVTREVERMLLDIQKFYNVVVEELPANVADLL encoded by the exons ATGGCGGAGTTGGCACCAGAAGGATCACAATTTGATGCTCGTCAATTTGATGCTAAGATGAATGAGTT ACTAGGAGATGATGGACAGGAATTCTTTACATCTTATGACGAAGTCTATGACAGCTTCGATGCTATGGGATTGCAGGAGAACCTTCTAAGGGGTATTTATGCATATG GTTTTGAGAAGCCCTCTGCAATTCAGCAAAGGGGGATTGTGCCTTTCATCAGGGGACTTGATGTAATTCAGCAAGCACAATCTGGAACTGGAAAAACTGCTACGTTTTGCTCTGGTATCTTGCAGCAGCTTGATTACAGCTTTGTTGAATGCCAGGCTCTGGTTCTTGCTCCAACTCGTGAACTTGCACAACAAATTGAGAAGGTCATGCGAGCACTAGGTGACTATCTTGGGGTTAAGGTTCATACTTGTGTGGGTGGGACCCTCGTTCGTGAAGATAAACGTATCCTTGAGAGTGGTGTCCATGTTGTAGTTGGTACCCCTGGTCGTGTATTTGACATGCTGCGAAGACAGTATTTGCGCCCTGATAGCATTAGAATGTTTGTGTTAGATGAGGCAGATGAGATGCTCTCTAAAGGTTTCAAGGATCAG ATCTATGATATTTTTCAGCTCCTGCCACCTAAGATACAGGTCGGGCTTTTCTCTGCCACAATGCCTCCGGAAGCCTTGGAGATCACAAGAAAATTTATGAATAAGCCTGTGAGGATTCTTGTGAAACGTGATGAGCTCACCTTGGAGGGTATCAAGCAATTTTTTGTCAATGTTGAGAAGGAGGAATGGAAGCTTGAGACACTTTGTGATCTTTACGAAACTCTGGCCATTACCCAGAGTGTTATCTTTGTCAACACCAGACGCAAGGTAGATTGGTTGACAGACAAGATGCGCAGCCGTGATCACACTGTTTCGGCCACCCATGGAGATATGGACCAGAATACAAGAGATATCATCATGAGAGAATTCCGTTCCGGGTCCTCTCGCGTTCTCATTACCACAGATCTTTTGGCCCGTGGTATTGATGTTCAGCAAGTCTCACTTGTGATTAATTACGACCTTCCTACACAGCCAGAGAACTATCTCCATAGGATTGGTCGTAGCGGTCGGTTTGGAAGAAAGGGTGTTGCCATCAATTTTGTGACAAGGGAGGTTGAAAGGATGCTGCTTGACATACAAAAGTTTTACAATGTGGTGGTTGAGGAGCTTCCAGCCAATGTTGCTGATCTCCTGTGA